Proteins co-encoded in one Vibrio aquimaris genomic window:
- the gloA gene encoding lactoylglutathione lyase, with amino-acid sequence MSNGRILHTMLRVGDLDKSIEFYTKVMGMRLLRTNENKQYEYTLAFLGFGDESEGAVIELTYNWGKTEYDLGTAFGHIAIGVDDIYTTCDAIKAAGGNVTREPGPVKGGSTHIAFVKDPDGYMLELIQNKQASAGLAG; translated from the coding sequence ATGTCAAATGGACGTATTTTACATACCATGCTGCGCGTTGGTGACTTAGATAAATCAATCGAGTTTTATACTAAAGTCATGGGAATGAGACTCCTGCGCACCAACGAAAACAAGCAATACGAGTACACGCTAGCATTCCTAGGTTTTGGTGATGAGTCAGAAGGTGCCGTGATAGAACTGACATACAACTGGGGAAAAACTGAGTATGACCTTGGTACAGCGTTTGGTCACATTGCTATTGGTGTTGATGATATCTATACCACTTGCGATGCTATCAAAGCTGCTGGAGGCAATGTCACTCGTGAGCCGGGACCTGTGAAAGGTGGCTCAACACATATTGCCTTTGTCAAAGATCCTGACGGGTACATGTTGGAACTTATCCAAAACAAACAAGCCTCTGCTGGCTTGGCTGGATAA
- the nth gene encoding endonuclease III produces MNNEKRVQILERLRENNPNPQTELNWSTPFELLIAVLLSAQATDVSVNKATDKLYPVANTPQGLFDLGVDGVKEYIKTIGLFNSKAENVIKTCRILLDKHDGQVPEDRAALEALPGVGRKTANVVLNTAFGWPTIAVDTHIFRVSNRTKFAMGKNVDQVEEKLLKVVPKEFKLDVHHWLILHGRYTCVARKPRCGSCIIEDLCEFKDKVYPEN; encoded by the coding sequence ATGAACAACGAAAAACGAGTACAAATACTGGAGCGCTTACGGGAAAACAACCCTAATCCGCAGACTGAATTAAATTGGAGTACACCATTTGAGCTTCTCATCGCGGTACTTCTCTCAGCCCAAGCGACGGATGTGAGTGTTAATAAGGCAACCGATAAACTGTACCCAGTCGCCAATACTCCGCAAGGTCTTTTTGACTTAGGCGTTGACGGCGTAAAGGAATACATCAAAACCATAGGTTTGTTTAATTCAAAAGCTGAAAACGTGATTAAGACATGCCGTATCCTGCTTGATAAGCACGATGGACAAGTCCCCGAAGATCGCGCTGCTCTTGAAGCTCTGCCCGGTGTCGGACGCAAGACTGCGAATGTTGTATTGAACACAGCCTTTGGTTGGCCAACCATCGCTGTCGATACTCATATTTTTCGCGTCTCAAACCGCACCAAGTTTGCCATGGGGAAAAACGTTGACCAAGTAGAAGAAAAGCTACTTAAAGTTGTACCTAAAGAATTCAAACTCGACGTACACCACTGGTTAATTCTTCATGGCAGATACACATGCGTGGCCAGAAAACCCCGCTGTGGGAGCTGCATTATAGAAGACTTGTGTGAGTTTAAAGATAAGGTTTACCCTGAGAATTAG
- the motY gene encoding flagellar protein MotY has product MKKRLATHLATMVITSIATPIMAMDVHYGAKPEQSKWQMITNTPLECRMVHPIPNYGDAVFSSHASKKINLDFELKMKRPMGKTRDVYLVSQPPAWRPGDKGERITNIQFFQQFDGYVGGQTAWTLLTELEKGRYPTFSYQEWQSRDQRIEVALSSVLFQNSYNVFSDCIANLLPYSFEDIAFTILHYDRSRVELSKASQKRLAQIAEYIKHNQDIDLVLVSTYTGNEDPKSMSQNLSEQRAEVLQTYFQSLGLPEDRIQVQGYGRRRPVADNNSPLGKDKNRRVVISLGRTQV; this is encoded by the coding sequence ATGAAGAAACGGTTAGCCACTCATTTAGCAACCATGGTTATTACCTCTATTGCCACTCCTATTATGGCAATGGATGTGCATTATGGTGCTAAGCCAGAGCAGTCAAAGTGGCAAATGATTACCAATACTCCTCTGGAGTGTCGTATGGTGCATCCAATACCTAATTATGGAGATGCGGTTTTTTCTTCTCATGCGAGTAAGAAAATTAACCTCGACTTCGAGCTTAAAATGAAACGTCCGATGGGCAAAACAAGAGACGTTTATTTGGTGTCTCAACCCCCTGCTTGGCGGCCGGGTGATAAGGGAGAACGTATTACTAACATTCAGTTTTTCCAACAGTTTGATGGGTATGTTGGTGGACAGACCGCTTGGACCTTGCTGACGGAATTAGAAAAAGGGCGTTATCCGACTTTCAGCTATCAAGAATGGCAGAGTCGAGATCAGCGTATTGAGGTCGCCTTGTCTTCGGTTTTATTTCAAAACTCATACAATGTGTTTAGCGATTGCATTGCTAACCTATTGCCTTACAGCTTTGAAGATATAGCCTTTACTATTTTGCATTATGACCGTTCAAGAGTAGAGCTCAGCAAAGCTTCACAAAAACGCTTGGCCCAGATAGCTGAATACATAAAACACAATCAGGATATAGATTTGGTCTTGGTATCTACTTATACAGGTAATGAAGATCCTAAGAGTATGAGCCAAAATTTATCTGAGCAGCGAGCAGAGGTACTGCAAACGTATTTTCAGTCTTTAGGCCTGCCTGAAGATAGGATTCAAGTGCAGGGGTACGGTCGACGTCGGCCTGTAGCCGATAATAACTCACCGCTAGGAAAAGATAAAAACCGCAGAGTGGTGATATCTTTGGGTAGGACTCAGGTCTAG
- a CDS encoding Na+/H+ antiporter family protein, whose protein sequence is MNPVVISVCIMLLLALMRVNVVVALTFSAIIGGLVAGMGLNDTVAAFESGLGGGATIALSYAMLGTFAVAISKSGITDLLANSVIKRIHGKENGAASTGLKYAVIVALVLVTMSSQNVIPVHIAFIPILIPPLLGVFAKLNLDRRMIACVLTFGLVTPYMVLPVGFGGIFLNNILLKNLHDNGLESVTASQVPVAMLLPAAGMIFGLLVAIFFSYRRPRQYQETELTHVEENTASINKKNIMIAAVGILAALSVQLTTGSMIIGALAGFMVFTFGGVIAWKETHDVFTKGVHMMAMIGFIMIAAAGFAAVMKQTGGVESLVEALSTSIGNNKPLAALLMLVVGLLVTMGIGSSFSTIPIIATIYVPLAAAFGFSPMATIALVGTAAALGDAGSPASDSTLGPTSGLNADGQHEHIWETVVPTFIHYNIPLILFGWVAAMVL, encoded by the coding sequence ATGAATCCTGTAGTAATTTCTGTATGTATCATGCTGCTGCTAGCACTGATGCGCGTGAATGTCGTGGTCGCCCTGACATTCAGTGCCATCATAGGTGGACTAGTCGCAGGCATGGGATTAAATGACACAGTCGCAGCCTTTGAAAGCGGGCTAGGTGGAGGGGCAACTATAGCACTGAGCTACGCTATGTTAGGTACCTTTGCCGTGGCTATTTCCAAATCCGGTATCACCGATTTGTTAGCCAATAGCGTCATCAAGCGTATCCATGGCAAAGAGAACGGCGCCGCATCTACGGGGCTAAAATATGCGGTAATAGTTGCATTAGTGCTAGTCACTATGTCATCACAAAATGTCATTCCCGTACATATTGCATTTATTCCAATTCTTATCCCGCCGTTACTTGGGGTATTTGCCAAGCTCAACCTGGACCGTCGAATGATCGCCTGTGTTCTAACATTTGGTTTGGTCACACCTTATATGGTACTTCCGGTAGGATTTGGTGGGATCTTTCTAAACAACATTTTGCTCAAAAACCTTCATGATAACGGTCTAGAATCCGTGACTGCAAGTCAGGTCCCTGTCGCTATGTTACTGCCTGCGGCTGGTATGATTTTTGGTCTTTTAGTTGCGATTTTCTTTAGTTACCGTCGCCCTCGCCAATACCAAGAAACTGAACTCACTCACGTAGAAGAAAATACCGCGTCAATCAACAAGAAAAATATTATGATTGCAGCAGTGGGTATTTTAGCAGCCCTGTCAGTTCAGCTAACTACTGGGTCAATGATCATTGGTGCTTTAGCTGGGTTTATGGTCTTTACCTTTGGTGGCGTCATCGCTTGGAAAGAAACCCATGATGTGTTCACCAAAGGGGTACACATGATGGCTATGATAGGCTTTATCATGATTGCAGCAGCAGGTTTTGCTGCGGTAATGAAGCAAACAGGTGGTGTTGAGTCTCTAGTTGAAGCGCTTTCAACAAGCATTGGTAATAACAAACCTCTGGCTGCGCTTCTGATGCTGGTTGTTGGCCTACTTGTCACCATGGGTATAGGCTCATCTTTTTCAACCATTCCTATCATTGCAACCATTTATGTTCCTCTGGCTGCCGCGTTTGGCTTCTCACCCATGGCAACTATCGCCCTAGTGGGTACTGCAGCCGCATTAGGAGATGCAGGTTCACCCGCCTCTGATTCGACTTTAGGCCCAACTTCAGGTCTCAACGCTGATGGTCAACATGAACACATATGGGAAACTGTGGTACCAACCTTTATCCACTACAACATCCCTTTAATTCTATTTGGCTGGGTAGCCGCCATGGTTCTGTAA
- the bcp gene encoding thioredoxin-dependent thiol peroxidase — protein sequence MNTLTAGAKAPAFSLQDQNDNTVSLGDFTGKKVLFYFYPKAMTPGCTVQAQGLRDVKAELDKHNIVVLGVSIDPVKRLGKFIERDNLNFTLLSDEDHAVAEQFGVWGEKKFMGKTFDGLHRISFLINEEGVIEHVFNKFKTKDHHEVVLDYLNSK from the coding sequence ATGAACACGCTAACCGCGGGGGCTAAGGCCCCAGCTTTTTCGCTTCAAGATCAAAATGATAATACGGTTTCACTCGGTGATTTCACGGGTAAAAAAGTACTGTTTTATTTCTACCCCAAAGCCATGACGCCTGGGTGTACAGTTCAAGCACAAGGCCTGCGCGATGTAAAAGCAGAATTAGACAAACACAATATCGTTGTATTGGGTGTGAGTATCGATCCTGTTAAACGTCTGGGTAAATTTATTGAACGTGATAATCTCAACTTCACTTTGCTTTCTGATGAAGATCACGCAGTCGCTGAACAATTCGGTGTGTGGGGTGAAAAGAAATTCATGGGTAAAACATTTGATGGCCTGCATCGCATCAGCTTCCTCATTAACGAAGAAGGTGTGATTGAGCATGTATTTAACAAGTTTAAAACCAAAGATCACCATGAGGTAGTTCTAGACTATCTAAACAGCAAGTAA
- the rnt gene encoding ribonuclease T, which yields MSAENEALTLKKRFRGYFPVVIDVETAGFNAKTDALLEICAVTLAMDSNGDLKPASTMHFHVEPFEGANIEKEALDFNGIHDPYSPLRGAVTESEALKEIYKLVRKEQKAADCSRAIIVAHNATFDHNFVMAASERSKLKRVPFHPFATFDTATLSGLAYGQTVLARACKVAGMDFDNREAHSALYDTQKTAELFCGIVNKWKALGGWPIVDLDAENNK from the coding sequence ATGAGTGCAGAGAACGAAGCTTTAACGCTTAAAAAACGCTTTCGCGGATATTTCCCCGTGGTAATAGATGTCGAAACAGCAGGATTCAATGCCAAGACTGATGCTCTTTTGGAGATCTGCGCTGTCACTCTAGCCATGGATTCTAATGGTGATCTAAAACCAGCTTCAACCATGCATTTCCACGTTGAGCCATTTGAAGGGGCAAATATAGAAAAAGAAGCGCTCGACTTTAATGGCATTCACGACCCATATAGCCCTCTGCGAGGTGCGGTGACAGAGTCTGAAGCACTCAAAGAAATTTATAAGCTTGTACGCAAGGAACAAAAAGCAGCTGACTGCAGCCGTGCTATCATTGTCGCCCATAACGCCACTTTTGATCATAACTTTGTGATGGCGGCCAGTGAGCGTAGCAAGCTTAAACGTGTCCCTTTTCATCCCTTTGCCACTTTCGATACCGCAACGCTGAGCGGACTTGCCTATGGTCAGACCGTATTAGCGAGAGCATGTAAAGTCGCCGGGATGGATTTTGACAACCGAGAAGCCCACTCTGCACTATACGATACACAAAAAACAGCAGAGCTATTTTGCGGCATCGTTAACAAATGGAAAGCGCTAGGCGGCTGGCCTATTGTTGACCTAGATGCTGAAAATAATAAATAA
- the dapA gene encoding 4-hydroxy-tetrahydrodipicolinate synthase produces the protein MFSGSIVALITPFTHDGEVDYVSLKKLVDFHVQAGSTGIVAVGTTGESATLTVEEHVKVVAKTVEFADGRIPVIAGTGANATHESVTFSRLLNNSGISGCLSVTPYYNKPTQEGLYQHYKAIAEESDVPQILYNVPGRTAVDLLPETVARLSEIENIVALKDATGDLSRIEIHRELCGKDFILLSGDDSTGLEFVKQGGQGVISVTNNIAAADMASMMKLALAGNFDEAEAINQRLMTLHKNLFIESSPIPVKWAAHKMGLIECGDLRLPLTELSESARPIVTQAMADARID, from the coding sequence ATGTTTTCGGGAAGCATTGTAGCGCTAATTACCCCCTTTACCCATGATGGCGAAGTTGACTACGTTAGCCTGAAGAAATTGGTCGATTTTCACGTTCAAGCAGGCTCAACTGGCATAGTTGCTGTCGGTACAACAGGAGAATCGGCAACGTTAACCGTTGAAGAGCATGTCAAAGTTGTGGCTAAGACAGTAGAGTTCGCTGATGGGCGCATTCCAGTTATTGCCGGAACAGGTGCGAATGCGACGCATGAGTCAGTTACTTTCAGCAGACTACTCAACAATTCTGGTATTTCAGGTTGCTTAAGTGTCACACCATATTATAACAAGCCAACTCAAGAAGGTTTGTATCAGCACTATAAAGCCATCGCTGAAGAAAGTGATGTTCCGCAAATTCTCTATAACGTACCTGGCCGAACTGCGGTTGACTTGCTGCCTGAAACGGTTGCCCGCCTTTCAGAGATTGAAAATATTGTCGCTCTTAAAGATGCAACGGGTGATTTAAGTCGAATTGAAATTCATCGTGAACTTTGTGGCAAAGATTTTATCTTACTTAGTGGCGATGACTCGACAGGCCTAGAGTTTGTTAAACAAGGTGGACAGGGGGTTATCTCTGTAACTAATAATATTGCTGCAGCTGATATGGCAAGCATGATGAAACTTGCCCTTGCAGGCAACTTCGATGAAGCTGAAGCGATCAATCAGCGCCTAATGACACTGCATAAAAATTTGTTTATTGAGTCGAGCCCGATCCCTGTCAAATGGGCAGCGCATAAAATGGGCTTGATAGAGTGCGGTGACTTACGATTACCGTTAACCGAGTTATCGGAGTCTGCTCGTCCCATTGTGACACAAGCGATGGCAGACGCCCGTATCGACTAA
- a CDS encoding glycine cleavage system protein R produces the protein MTQHLVITAVGADRPGVCNHIVQLVTKSGCNIIDSRIALFGNEFTLIMLLSGTNANITRVETRLPLLAQELDLITMMKRTSEHEQTDDSYHVEVFIESEDQSGITEKFTQFFADKSIGLSSLSAQTIHKDKTLSAKKQFHIAITAKVDAHFNLMQLNEEFDDLCTNLKVQGSLNFIKNSQ, from the coding sequence ATGACTCAACATTTGGTGATAACAGCGGTAGGAGCAGACCGACCAGGAGTCTGTAACCATATTGTACAACTGGTGACAAAATCTGGCTGTAACATTATTGATAGCCGAATTGCTCTTTTTGGTAATGAGTTCACCCTAATCATGTTACTTTCAGGTACAAATGCCAATATTACTCGTGTCGAAACAAGACTGCCGTTGCTAGCTCAAGAACTTGATCTAATTACCATGATGAAACGTACATCTGAGCATGAACAAACTGATGATTCCTATCACGTTGAGGTATTCATAGAGTCAGAAGACCAATCAGGTATCACCGAAAAGTTTACTCAATTTTTTGCAGACAAGAGTATAGGTCTTTCATCGCTGAGTGCACAAACAATCCACAAAGACAAAACTCTGTCGGCAAAAAAGCAATTTCATATTGCGATTACCGCTAAGGTTGATGCCCACTTTAATCTGATGCAACTTAACGAAGAATTTGACGATTTATGCACCAACCTTAAAGTACAAGGCTCACTCAATTTTATCAAAAACAGTCAATAA
- the bamC gene encoding outer membrane protein assembly factor BamC, with product MKLSHQLVVSSLAVFVLSACSGGPTQRRQAKDDFEYLDAKPLTEWKDVAGAETQVYPNYQIPSGNFSGGVGKDVDIRPPQQVLELIPGARAERHGGEVVLWLLKKDELDKVWQTVQTMLAERKVSIREETDDRIETDWVTWVSEDEDGEIGSRYEITKVEANSRYGFKISLIDWREAGKTKPVSSTNKERYNVLMTNLVTARYDLEARQEAARRAEQLVKNIPITMGTDRSGFPVIIARSPYNTLWSRLPKLLPEMGFTIEDRNQSQGTVKAKYAEPNDEFWAKVGIKPINLPSGKYTFLFGDLGNRTSINVTDSSGKPVEEKLLKDMVPVLSAVADKHTD from the coding sequence ATGAAATTGTCTCATCAGCTAGTCGTGAGTTCGCTAGCTGTTTTTGTTTTGAGCGCATGCTCTGGTGGACCTACTCAGCGTCGCCAAGCCAAAGATGACTTTGAGTATCTCGATGCTAAGCCACTAACAGAGTGGAAAGATGTTGCAGGGGCTGAAACTCAAGTTTATCCCAACTACCAAATCCCATCTGGAAACTTTTCTGGAGGAGTTGGGAAAGATGTCGATATTCGTCCTCCTCAGCAAGTGCTTGAGCTTATCCCTGGTGCTCGTGCTGAACGTCATGGTGGAGAGGTAGTACTATGGTTGCTGAAGAAAGATGAACTAGATAAGGTTTGGCAAACCGTACAAACCATGCTTGCAGAACGCAAGGTTTCTATTCGTGAGGAAACTGATGATCGTATCGAAACTGACTGGGTGACTTGGGTTTCAGAAGACGAAGATGGGGAGATCGGTTCCCGTTACGAAATCACCAAAGTGGAAGCAAACAGCCGTTACGGCTTTAAAATTTCCTTAATTGATTGGCGTGAAGCTGGGAAAACAAAGCCTGTTTCTTCGACCAACAAAGAACGCTACAACGTATTAATGACCAACTTAGTGACGGCTCGTTATGATCTAGAAGCTCGTCAAGAAGCTGCTCGTCGAGCAGAACAACTGGTTAAGAATATCCCAATTACTATGGGTACGGATCGCAGTGGCTTCCCTGTGATTATTGCACGTTCTCCATATAATACACTCTGGTCTCGCTTACCTAAGCTATTGCCAGAAATGGGTTTTACCATTGAAGATCGTAACCAGTCACAAGGAACCGTTAAGGCAAAATACGCAGAGCCTAACGATGAATTCTGGGCTAAGGTTGGTATCAAGCCGATCAATTTGCCATCGGGTAAATATACTTTCCTATTTGGTGACTTAGGTAACCGTACTTCAATTAATGTGACTGACTCGTCTGGAAAACCAGTCGAAGAGAAGTTATTAAAAGATATGGTGCCTGTATTATCAGCCGTTGCTGATAAGCACACTGACTAG